A part of Primulina eburnea isolate SZY01 chromosome 10, ASM2296580v1, whole genome shotgun sequence genomic DNA contains:
- the LOC140803580 gene encoding UDP-glycosyltransferase 73D1-like yields the protein MAQELHFVLIPLLAQGHMIPMIDMAKLLAERGVKISLITTPNNASRFAETICRARVSGLNIHLVEIPFPCREVGLPPDCENLDSVPSRDLIRKFYTALDMLQGPLEKYLQENDPPPSCIISDKCLSWTSKLAKTFKVPRVVFHGMCCFSLLISHNLKVSWRDLSVISDSEPFLIPGLPVRVEIKKAQLPGAFVALPDLDDIRDQMQEAESSSYGVVVNTFPGMEGGFIAAYGKAVKKKVWCIGPVSLCNREALDKFERGNKASISETECLKWLDSMNPKSVLYACLGSQCRLVPSQLIELGLGLEASNHPFIWVIKTGDRFQELEKWLLEERFEERIKGRGLLIKGWAPQVLILSHPAVGGFLTHCGWNSTIEGACSGVPMITWPMFAEQFLNEKLVVEILKIGVRIGVEIPVRWGEEEKVGVIVVKEHVQNAVKVLMNGEEKGEKIRKRAEEIRILAMETMETDGSSHYNISGLIQDIMEKSYQIGAQS from the coding sequence ATGGCACAAGAACTTCATTTTGTGCTAATCCCATTACTAGCTCAAGGCCACATGATACCAATGATAGACATGGCCAAATTGTTGGCCGAACGTGGCGTTAAGATAAGCTTAATCACGACTCCGAACAATGCATCGCGGTTCGCGGAAACTATTTGTCGTGCTCGAGTGTCGGGGCTGAATATCCATCTTGTAGAAATCCCATTTCCCTGTCGGGAAGTAGGATTGCCACCAGATTGTGAAAATCTTGACAGCGTCCCGTCCAGGGACCTGATACGTAAATTTTATACTGCCCTGGATATGCTCCAGGGTCCCCTGGAGAAATATTTGCAGGAGAATGATCCCCCTCCGAGTTGCATCATTTCGGATAAGTGTCTCTCCTGGACATCTAAATTGGCCAAGACATTCAAAGTCCCGAGAGTGGTTTTTCATGGGATGTGCTGTTTTTCGCTGCTGATTTCGCACAATTTGAAGGTTTCCTGGCGTGATCTATCTGTCATATCTGATTCGGAGCCGTTTctgattcctggattgcctgtCAGGGTTGAAATCAAGAAAGCTCAGTTACCAGGAGCGTTTGTTGCGTTGCCTGATTTGGATGATATTCGGGACCAAATGCAAGAAGCTGAATCGAGTTCTTACGGGGTCGTGGTAAACACGTTCCCCGGAATGGAAGGTGGCTTCATTGCAGCGTATGGAAAAGCAGTTAAGAAGAAAGTATGGTGCATTGGCCCGGTATCTTTATGTAACAGGGAAGCTTTGGACAAATTTGAGAGAGGAAACAAGGCTTCGATCTCGGAGACAGAGTGTTTGAAATGGCTTGATTCGATGAATCCGAAGTCAGTACTGTACGCCTGCCTCGGAAGCCAATGTCGCCTGGTTCCCTCACAGTTAATCGAACTTGGGCTTGGATTAGAAGCGTCGAATCATCCCTTTATTTGGGTGATCAAAACAGGAGACCGGTTTCAAGAACTCGAAAAATGGTTGCTGGAGGAAAGATTCGAAGAGAGGATTAAAGGGAGGGGACTTCTGATCAAGGGTTGGGCTCCACAGGTCCTGATTTTATCACATCCTGCCGTTGGAGGATTCTTGACACACTGCGGTTGGAATTCGACTATTGAGGGAGCATGCTCAGGCGTGCCGATGATAACATGGCCTATGTTTGCTGAGCAATTCTTGAATGAGAAGCTTGTTGTGGAAATATTGAAAATCGGGGTTCGAATCGGGGTCGAAATCCCTGTCAGATGGGGTGAAGAAGAAAAAGTAGGAGTGATTGTGGTGAAAGAACATGTTCAGAATGCTGTGAAAGTGTTGATGAATGGAGAAGAAAAGGGTGAGAAGATAAGAAAGAGGGCAGAAGAAATTAGGATTTTGGCTATGGAAACAATGGAAACTGATGGATCCTCTCACTACAATATATCAGGTTTGATTCAGGATATTATGGAGAAATCATACCAAATTGGAGCTCAATCTTAA